A region from the Brevibacterium paucivorans genome encodes:
- a CDS encoding DEAD/DEAH box helicase, with translation MFALPHLYRVPEEFADSDTLFETFVEYTKDTGITLYPAQEEAILAILTGDNTIMATPTGSGKSMVALAAAFFALCRGQRTYYTAPIKALVSEKFFDLTHIFGAENVGMVTGDSTVNADAPIICATAEILANQALREGATLDVGMVVMDEFHYFADPQRGWAWQTPLLTLPAAQFVLMSATLGDTSAIQKSLTELTGRECSLITSAHRPVPLSYAYSEEPLHETLSKLVRDNKAPIYVVSFAQAAAVELASSVVNANLATREQREEIAEEIRGFGFSKGFGVTLKRMLLAGVGVHHAGMLPKYRRLVEHLASNGKLSVISGTDTLGVGINVPIRTVVLTGLTKFDGFRQRRLRVREFQQIVGRAGRAGFDTEGFVVAQAPEHVIENKKALLKAGDDPKKRRKVVKKQAPEGFVNWSETTFNHLVEGKPEELKSRMRITHSTVINLLSRPHASVDTVKDFIDSSHDDNTLDMYLRALRIGRNLLDAGVIERRVVGDRVEYAPVKDLGPQFALNQPLSPFALAALELFDPESDTYAMDVLSVIEATTEVSYAVLKGQLNRIKREELAALKADGVDYAERMEILDEITYPQPNGEVLEEAFDAFTHNAPWLREIGITPKAVVADMVEHSMNFSQFVNYYGLARVEGGLLRYLTDVYRSLVQNVPHDLRNEELTSIIEWLGPTVMRVDSSLVEEWEALKNAGDEAEVLPALDMSRTFSSDTQAFTRAVRNAMFHRVILAERAAYDALGDLDGESGWTQKKWEDAIEDFYDEYGDLGVSNDSRGPKFFTLLDTNDEEWTVRQILDDPEGDMDWAITARVDLPASDEAGEVVVEILDVGPLTGS, from the coding sequence TTGTTCGCCTTGCCACATCTTTATCGTGTCCCGGAAGAGTTCGCAGATTCCGACACGCTTTTTGAGACATTTGTCGAGTACACAAAGGACACGGGCATAACGCTGTACCCAGCGCAAGAAGAAGCAATTCTGGCGATCCTCACCGGCGACAACACCATCATGGCAACGCCCACAGGCTCAGGGAAATCGATGGTTGCGTTAGCCGCCGCGTTCTTTGCGCTGTGTCGCGGACAACGCACGTACTACACCGCGCCCATCAAAGCGCTCGTGAGCGAAAAATTTTTTGACCTCACTCACATCTTTGGCGCTGAGAACGTGGGAATGGTGACAGGCGACTCCACCGTCAACGCAGATGCTCCCATCATCTGTGCAACAGCCGAAATCCTCGCCAACCAGGCCCTGCGCGAAGGCGCCACCTTAGACGTGGGCATGGTCGTCATGGATGAATTCCATTACTTCGCCGACCCGCAACGCGGATGGGCGTGGCAGACACCCCTTCTCACCCTCCCCGCCGCACAGTTCGTCCTCATGTCGGCGACCCTGGGGGACACCTCGGCGATTCAAAAATCCCTCACCGAACTCACCGGACGCGAATGCTCACTCATCACGTCCGCCCACCGGCCGGTACCACTCAGCTACGCCTACTCGGAAGAACCACTCCACGAAACCCTGAGCAAACTGGTGCGCGACAACAAAGCCCCCATCTATGTGGTGTCCTTTGCGCAAGCCGCCGCGGTGGAACTGGCCAGCAGCGTGGTCAACGCCAACCTCGCAACACGTGAACAGCGCGAAGAAATCGCAGAAGAGATCCGCGGGTTTGGGTTCTCTAAAGGATTTGGCGTCACACTCAAGCGGATGCTCTTGGCGGGAGTGGGAGTCCACCACGCCGGCATGCTCCCCAAATACAGGCGACTGGTTGAACACTTGGCGTCGAACGGAAAGCTGTCCGTGATCTCGGGTACGGACACGTTGGGAGTGGGAATCAACGTGCCCATCCGCACCGTGGTGCTCACCGGCCTCACCAAATTCGACGGGTTCCGCCAACGTCGCTTGCGGGTCCGCGAATTTCAACAGATCGTCGGGCGAGCCGGGCGCGCTGGATTCGATACAGAAGGTTTTGTGGTCGCCCAAGCGCCCGAACACGTCATTGAGAACAAGAAGGCGCTACTCAAGGCCGGAGACGATCCCAAGAAACGCCGAAAAGTGGTCAAGAAGCAAGCTCCGGAAGGATTCGTGAACTGGTCAGAAACCACGTTCAACCACCTGGTCGAAGGCAAGCCCGAAGAACTCAAGAGCCGCATGCGCATTACCCACTCAACGGTAATCAACTTGCTCAGCCGTCCTCACGCCAGCGTGGACACCGTCAAGGACTTCATCGATTCCAGCCACGACGACAACACCCTCGATATGTACCTGCGTGCCCTGCGCATTGGGCGCAACTTACTGGACGCAGGCGTGATCGAGCGTCGCGTGGTGGGGGACCGGGTCGAATATGCGCCCGTGAAAGATTTGGGACCACAGTTTGCGCTCAACCAGCCACTGTCGCCGTTCGCGCTTGCCGCGCTGGAACTGTTCGACCCCGAATCCGACACGTACGCGATGGACGTCCTCTCAGTGATCGAAGCGACCACCGAGGTGTCCTACGCAGTGCTCAAAGGCCAGCTCAACCGGATCAAACGCGAAGAGTTGGCGGCGCTCAAAGCTGACGGCGTCGACTATGCCGAACGTATGGAGATCCTGGACGAAATCACCTACCCGCAACCCAACGGAGAGGTTCTTGAAGAAGCCTTTGACGCGTTCACCCACAACGCGCCGTGGCTGCGCGAAATCGGCATCACCCCCAAGGCCGTGGTTGCCGACATGGTGGAACACTCGATGAACTTCTCCCAGTTCGTCAACTACTACGGGCTAGCCCGCGTTGAAGGTGGGCTCCTGCGGTACCTCACGGACGTGTATCGCTCGCTCGTGCAGAACGTGCCCCACGACCTGCGCAATGAAGAACTCACGTCCATCATCGAATGGTTAGGTCCCACCGTGATGCGAGTGGATTCCTCGCTGGTGGAAGAGTGGGAAGCGCTCAAGAATGCCGGGGATGAGGCCGAGGTGTTACCCGCCTTGGATATGTCCCGCACGTTCTCATCTGACACCCAGGCGTTCACTCGCGCCGTGCGGAATGCCATGTTCCACCGGGTCATTCTGGCTGAGCGGGCGGCATATGACGCGCTGGGAGACCTCGACGGAGAATCCGGCTGGACACAGAAGAAGTGGGAAGACGCAATCGAAGATTTCTACGACGAATACGGCGACCTGGGCGTGAGCAACGACTCGCGCGGACCCAAGTTCTTCACGCTTCTCGACACAAACGATGAAGAATGGACGGTTCGTCAGATCCTTGACGACCCGGAAGGGGACATGGACTGGGCGATCACTGCGCGCGTGGATCTGCCCGCGAGTGACGAAGCCGGCGAGGTCGTTGTTGAGATCCTTGACGTAGGGCCGCTGACTGGGAGCTGA
- the uvrA gene encoding excinuclease ABC subunit UvrA, with protein sequence MSVSKGISHLDTLLVKGARAHNLKNVDVSIPRDSLVVFTGLSGSGKSSLAFDTIFAEGQRRYVESLSSYARMFLGQMDKPDVDLIEGLSPAVSIDQKSTSRNPRSTVGTITEVYDFMRLLWARIGKPHCPTCGEAITRQTPQQIVDQLSALPERTKFIVMAPVVRQRKGEFTDLFQQFQQAGFSRAVVDGETVSLTEPPTLKKQYKHDISVVVDRLIAKDGIHQRLTDSVETALATANGRVDVELVETGEKRTYSEHLSCPNEHPLTTDEIEPRTFSFNSPFGACPVCDGIGTRLHVDQQLVVPNEDLSLAQGAIAPWSMGKTTAKYFTRLLQGLADDLGFSMDTPWKDLSKKHRTAILEGKDYQVHVKYRNRFGRERTYSTGFEGVFAYILRKHQETESEHSRARYESYMREVPCAECDGTRLKPEALHVLVGGKSIADVSDMPLDEAAHFLTNLDLDGRDAQIAAQVLKEIGARMRFLLDVGLEYLTLHRTAGTLSGGEAQRIRLATQIGSGLVGVLYVLDEPSIGLHQRDNRRLIETLQRLRDMGNTLIVVEHDEETIETADWIVDIGPGAGEHGGEVIYSGDYKGLLKEKKSITGAYMSGAKAIEIPQDRRPRDPKRTVTVEGARANNLKNVKVDFPLGVFTAVTGVSGSGKSTLVNDILYTVMANELNNSKQVPGLHKRVTGLDNLDKVIHVDQSPIGRTPRSNPATYTGVFDHVRKLFAETETARIRGYQPGRFSFNVKGGRCENCSGDGTIKIEMNFLPDVYVPCEVCKGQRYNRETLDVKFKGKSIADVLDMPIEEATEFFSAVPAIHRHLSTLVEVGLGYVRLGQPATTLSGGEAQRVKLAAELQKRSRGRTVYVLDEPTTGLHFEDIRKLLGVLQGLVNKGNTVIVIEHNLDVIASADYIIDMGPEGGRGGGTVVATGTPEEVAGVEASHTGRFLANMPAIRERL encoded by the coding sequence ATGAGCGTGAGTAAAGGCATTTCGCATCTGGATACATTGCTCGTCAAAGGCGCCCGCGCGCACAATCTCAAGAACGTCGACGTTTCGATTCCGCGTGATTCACTTGTCGTGTTCACGGGGCTTTCCGGCTCTGGAAAATCCTCGCTGGCGTTTGACACAATTTTCGCTGAAGGGCAGCGACGCTACGTCGAATCTCTGTCTTCGTATGCCCGCATGTTCTTGGGGCAGATGGACAAACCAGACGTCGATCTCATCGAAGGGCTGTCGCCAGCTGTTTCGATCGACCAGAAATCCACCTCACGCAACCCCCGGTCAACCGTGGGAACCATTACCGAGGTCTACGACTTCATGCGTCTGCTGTGGGCGCGTATCGGTAAGCCGCATTGCCCCACGTGTGGGGAAGCGATTACGCGACAGACCCCACAACAGATCGTTGACCAGCTCAGCGCCCTGCCGGAACGCACCAAGTTCATCGTGATGGCCCCCGTTGTGCGTCAGCGTAAAGGCGAGTTCACCGATCTGTTTCAACAGTTCCAACAAGCAGGGTTCTCACGTGCAGTTGTCGACGGAGAAACCGTCAGCCTGACCGAACCACCCACGCTCAAGAAGCAGTACAAACACGACATTTCCGTGGTTGTCGACCGCCTGATTGCCAAGGACGGCATTCACCAGCGGCTCACCGACTCTGTGGAAACCGCCCTTGCCACAGCAAACGGCCGCGTTGACGTGGAACTGGTTGAAACAGGGGAGAAGCGCACGTATTCGGAACACCTCTCGTGCCCCAATGAACACCCGTTGACCACCGACGAAATTGAGCCACGCACGTTCTCGTTCAACTCGCCTTTCGGAGCATGCCCCGTGTGCGACGGAATCGGAACGCGGCTGCACGTCGATCAGCAGCTTGTCGTCCCCAACGAAGACCTGAGCCTGGCACAAGGTGCGATCGCGCCCTGGAGCATGGGGAAGACGACAGCCAAATATTTCACTCGACTCTTGCAGGGACTTGCGGACGACCTCGGCTTTTCCATGGACACCCCGTGGAAGGACCTGAGTAAGAAACACCGCACAGCGATTCTGGAAGGCAAGGACTACCAAGTCCACGTCAAGTACCGCAACCGGTTTGGGCGCGAACGCACGTACTCCACCGGTTTCGAAGGCGTTTTCGCCTACATTCTGCGCAAGCACCAAGAGACCGAGTCGGAACACTCGCGTGCCCGCTATGAGTCGTATATGCGCGAAGTTCCGTGTGCCGAATGCGACGGTACGCGACTCAAGCCGGAAGCACTTCACGTGCTGGTGGGCGGAAAGTCGATTGCCGATGTCAGCGACATGCCACTGGACGAAGCTGCCCACTTCCTTACCAATCTGGACCTCGACGGACGCGACGCTCAGATCGCAGCGCAAGTGCTCAAGGAAATTGGCGCGCGTATGCGCTTCTTGCTCGACGTGGGGCTCGAATATCTGACCCTGCACCGCACGGCGGGCACCTTGTCCGGTGGCGAAGCGCAGCGTATTCGCTTGGCTACCCAGATCGGTTCCGGTTTGGTGGGTGTCCTGTACGTGCTGGACGAACCGTCGATCGGGCTTCACCAGCGCGACAACCGTCGCCTCATCGAAACCCTTCAGCGCTTGCGCGACATGGGCAACACGCTCATCGTGGTCGAACACGACGAAGAAACCATCGAGACCGCCGACTGGATCGTGGACATTGGTCCCGGCGCCGGGGAACACGGTGGTGAAGTCATTTACTCCGGTGACTACAAAGGACTTCTCAAAGAAAAGAAGTCCATCACCGGTGCGTACATGTCGGGAGCTAAGGCCATTGAGATCCCCCAGGATCGACGCCCGCGCGATCCCAAACGGACCGTCACGGTGGAAGGCGCACGTGCCAACAACCTGAAGAACGTCAAGGTCGACTTCCCACTGGGCGTTTTCACCGCTGTGACCGGTGTATCCGGTTCCGGTAAATCAACGCTGGTGAACGACATTCTGTACACCGTGATGGCCAACGAGCTCAACAACTCCAAACAGGTGCCCGGCCTGCACAAGCGAGTGACCGGCCTGGACAATCTGGACAAGGTCATTCACGTGGACCAGTCACCCATTGGGCGCACCCCCAGGTCCAACCCAGCCACCTACACCGGCGTATTCGACCACGTGCGCAAACTGTTCGCGGAAACCGAAACCGCGCGCATCCGCGGATACCAACCAGGGCGCTTTTCGTTCAACGTCAAGGGTGGGCGCTGCGAAAACTGTAGCGGTGACGGAACCATCAAGATCGAAATGAACTTCCTCCCCGATGTCTACGTCCCGTGCGAAGTGTGTAAGGGTCAGCGCTACAACCGCGAAACCCTGGACGTGAAATTCAAAGGCAAGTCAATCGCTGACGTTCTGGACATGCCCATCGAAGAAGCCACCGAGTTCTTCTCGGCGGTCCCTGCCATTCACCGCCACCTGTCGACCCTTGTCGAAGTGGGGCTGGGGTACGTCCGTTTGGGGCAGCCTGCCACCACGCTGTCTGGGGGAGAGGCGCAGCGCGTCAAGTTGGCGGCTGAGCTGCAAAAACGCTCCCGAGGTCGCACTGTCTACGTCCTCGACGAACCCACCACGGGTCTGCACTTCGAAGACATTCGCAAACTCTTGGGCGTTCTGCAGGGGCTGGTGAACAAGGGCAACACGGTCATTGTCATCGAACACAACCTGGATGTGATCGCGTCCGCGGACTACATCATCGACATGGGTCCGGAAGGCGGCCGAGGTGGTGGCACCGTGGTTGCCACCGGTACCCCAGAAGAGGTTGCTGGGGTAGAAGCCAGCCACACTGGACGGTTCCTTGCAAACATGCCGGCGATACGGGAACGCTTGTAG
- the uvrC gene encoding excinuclease ABC subunit UvrC, whose product MDPQLYRPKTGEIPTDPGVYTFRDADGRVIYVGKAKNLRNRLNSYFADPAGLHPRTFTMVHTAASVNWTVVKTEVEALQLEWTWINEFNPRFNVMFRDDKSYPYLAITVRDEYPRVFVTRGKRKKGVKYFGPFTAVWAIRESLDLLLKAFPVRTCAKTVFDRAQRQGRPCLLGYIDKCSAPCVEKIDRDEYAELVKSVIEFMSGNSGKFISVRKQAMKEASANLDFETAARLRDEIAALETVLNKNAVVLSQNADADVFGLYAEELEASVQVFHIRGGRIRGQRGWIIERMEDKAPGELIEDAIRQAYTDVDTHAIPTEILTSHEPTDSELLGEWLRSVRGAKIDMRVPQRGEKKAVLETAELNAHKALALHKTRRASDLTTRSQALNEIHEALDLTEPPLRIECIDNSHTSGQNVVGSLVVFEDGLPKKKDYKRFSVTGDAARDDTSAMYNVVSRRFERYLENMGKDDSGFGYRPSLLVVDGALPQVHAATQALHDLGIPDITVVGLAKRLEEVWVPWDEFPVILPRNSEGLFMLQRIRDEAHRFAITYHRQKRSASMTRSELDAIEGLGAAKQKALLKHFGSLKKIKAASVEELTQARGIGPQLADKIHGHFTPAQPDEQNAGTVEEPTEGRAHD is encoded by the coding sequence GTGGATCCACAGCTCTACCGGCCTAAAACCGGGGAGATCCCCACCGACCCCGGTGTTTACACGTTTCGCGATGCCGACGGGCGCGTGATCTACGTTGGCAAAGCGAAGAACCTGCGCAACAGGTTGAATTCGTACTTTGCCGACCCCGCGGGTCTGCACCCCCGCACGTTCACCATGGTTCACACGGCTGCCAGTGTGAACTGGACCGTGGTGAAAACCGAAGTCGAGGCCCTGCAACTCGAATGGACGTGGATCAACGAATTCAATCCACGGTTCAATGTGATGTTCCGGGACGACAAGTCCTACCCGTACTTGGCGATCACGGTGCGCGACGAGTACCCGCGCGTATTTGTTACGCGAGGCAAACGCAAGAAGGGCGTGAAGTACTTTGGCCCGTTTACCGCAGTGTGGGCCATCAGGGAGTCCCTAGATTTACTGCTGAAAGCATTCCCCGTGCGTACCTGCGCCAAAACGGTGTTCGACCGGGCCCAGCGTCAAGGACGTCCATGCCTGTTGGGATACATCGACAAGTGTTCCGCACCGTGCGTGGAGAAGATCGACAGAGACGAATATGCAGAACTGGTCAAAAGCGTCATCGAATTCATGTCAGGTAACTCCGGGAAATTCATCTCGGTTCGCAAGCAGGCCATGAAGGAAGCGTCCGCGAACCTCGACTTTGAAACTGCTGCACGTTTGCGCGATGAAATCGCAGCCTTAGAAACCGTGCTGAATAAGAACGCCGTGGTGCTCTCGCAGAACGCGGACGCCGACGTCTTTGGTCTCTACGCAGAAGAGCTGGAAGCCTCGGTGCAGGTGTTCCACATTCGCGGAGGACGCATCCGGGGCCAGCGTGGCTGGATCATTGAGCGCATGGAAGACAAGGCACCCGGTGAGCTCATCGAAGACGCGATCCGACAGGCATACACCGATGTGGACACTCACGCGATCCCCACCGAGATTCTGACGAGCCACGAACCCACGGACAGTGAACTGTTAGGGGAGTGGCTCAGGTCAGTCCGTGGAGCCAAGATCGACATGCGCGTCCCTCAGCGCGGAGAAAAGAAAGCGGTCCTTGAAACCGCCGAACTCAACGCACACAAAGCACTTGCCCTGCACAAAACCCGTCGCGCCTCAGACCTCACCACGCGCTCTCAAGCCTTGAACGAGATCCACGAGGCACTCGACCTCACAGAACCACCCCTACGCATCGAATGCATCGACAACTCCCACACGTCAGGCCAAAACGTGGTGGGCTCGCTGGTGGTATTCGAAGACGGCCTGCCCAAAAAGAAGGACTACAAACGTTTTTCAGTGACCGGGGACGCCGCCCGGGATGACACCTCGGCGATGTACAACGTGGTCAGCCGGCGCTTCGAACGCTATCTGGAAAACATGGGCAAGGATGACTCCGGATTCGGATACCGCCCGTCCCTTCTCGTCGTCGACGGGGCACTTCCGCAGGTCCACGCGGCCACGCAAGCCCTTCACGACCTCGGCATTCCCGACATCACCGTGGTGGGACTTGCGAAACGCTTAGAAGAAGTCTGGGTTCCCTGGGACGAATTCCCCGTCATTCTTCCGCGTAATTCGGAGGGCCTATTCATGCTTCAGCGCATTCGCGACGAAGCCCACCGATTTGCAATCACGTACCACCGGCAAAAGCGTTCGGCATCCATGACGCGATCCGAACTCGACGCGATCGAGGGGCTCGGGGCTGCCAAACAAAAAGCCCTGCTCAAGCATTTTGGGTCACTCAAGAAGATCAAAGCCGCGTCCGTTGAAGAGCTGACGCAGGCACGCGGGATCGGCCCCCAGTTAGCTGACAAGATCCATGGTCACTTCACTCCAGCTCAACCAGATGAGCAAAATGCGGGTACGGTAGAAGAACCGACAGAAGGGCGTGCGCATGACTGA
- a CDS encoding TerC family protein — MSTALPLWFEVGSLIVLVLLLVFDLLIILKRPHIPSMKEATGWVVFYVVLALIFAGLMFAIGDTDHGVEFLAGWLTEYSLSIDNLFVFVIILSRFSVPKKYQQEVLMVGIIVALIFRGAFILAGAWIIELFVGVFYIFGIFLLYTAFKQAFGDEEESDEDTGFVKFLKKRINYTDEYDGNKLRTRVNGVKHWTPMLLVFLAVGTTDVMFALDSIPAIFGITQSPFIVFTANLFALMGLRQLYFLLGGLLDRLEYLKYGIAAILAFIGVKLILHAMHETWFPGVPEINTWVSLGFIVSAMLIATIASLIKARRTPDRITFGSMTHHEKDDS, encoded by the coding sequence ATGTCTACAGCTTTACCCTTGTGGTTCGAGGTCGGTTCGCTGATCGTCCTCGTGCTCCTCTTGGTCTTTGATCTTCTGATCATTCTCAAACGACCACACATCCCTTCGATGAAAGAAGCCACCGGGTGGGTGGTGTTCTACGTGGTCTTGGCACTCATCTTCGCGGGACTGATGTTCGCGATTGGCGACACGGACCACGGCGTTGAGTTCTTAGCGGGTTGGCTCACCGAATACTCGTTGTCAATCGACAACCTGTTCGTCTTCGTGATCATCTTGAGCAGGTTCTCGGTCCCCAAGAAATATCAACAAGAAGTGCTCATGGTGGGCATCATTGTTGCTTTGATTTTCCGCGGCGCCTTCATTCTTGCCGGGGCATGGATCATCGAATTGTTCGTGGGCGTGTTCTACATCTTCGGTATCTTCCTGCTCTACACCGCGTTTAAACAGGCATTTGGTGATGAAGAAGAAAGCGACGAAGACACCGGCTTCGTGAAATTCCTTAAGAAGCGGATCAACTACACCGACGAATACGACGGCAACAAACTCCGCACCAGAGTGAATGGTGTGAAGCACTGGACGCCCATGTTGCTAGTGTTCCTCGCGGTTGGAACTACCGACGTGATGTTCGCGCTGGACTCAATTCCCGCGATCTTCGGTATCACCCAGAGCCCGTTCATTGTGTTTACCGCGAACTTGTTCGCTCTCATGGGTCTGCGTCAGCTGTACTTCCTGCTGGGTGGTCTCTTGGACAGGCTCGAATACCTCAAGTACGGGATCGCGGCGATCTTGGCGTTCATTGGTGTCAAGCTCATCCTGCACGCCATGCACGAAACCTGGTTCCCGGGTGTTCCCGAAATCAACACATGGGTATCACTGGGCTTCATCGTCTCCGCGATGCTCATCGCAACGATCGCAAGTCTGATCAAGGCGCGTCGCACGCCAGACCGCATTACGTTCGGTTCGATGACGCACCACGAAAAAGACGACAGCTAG
- a CDS encoding YciI family protein produces the protein MATFAVVYEYGPDTETRMNARPEHRAWQKRLNEACVLLASGPLESEDQPGGLLIFRTDDQANVEDLLAQDPYAEIGVIASTQVRPWNPVFGPFAKA, from the coding sequence ATGGCGACTTTTGCCGTTGTTTACGAATACGGACCCGACACCGAGACCCGCATGAACGCGCGTCCTGAGCACCGCGCGTGGCAGAAGCGGTTGAACGAAGCGTGCGTTCTGCTCGCATCTGGCCCGCTGGAGTCAGAGGACCAGCCTGGCGGGCTCTTGATCTTCCGTACGGACGATCAAGCAAATGTGGAGGATCTGTTAGCCCAGGACCCCTACGCGGAGATCGGAGTGATCGCGTCCACGCAGGTGCGTCCCTGGAACCCGGTGTTCGGACCGTTTGCTAAGGCTTAG
- the rapZ gene encoding RNase adapter RapZ: MTEQTGPILGGDFEVLVLTGMSGAGRSTAANTLEDLGWYVVDNLPPQMIIPLVELVARADGKLPKVAVVADVRSRYTFSELENSLADYQDQGVRIKILFLDASDEVLVRRFESVRRPHPLQEDGTLIDGIDAERAMLSEIRNKADYRVDTSDLNVHQLGAEIKRIFDTENVSALRITVMSFGFKYGLPKDADNVVDVRFLPNPYWIPHLRSMTGEDEAVSSYVLSQPGALSFVDRYLSTLDVIIHGYLREHRSYATVAIGCTGGKHRSVAITEQLARRLADRTQARVTVRHRDLGRE, translated from the coding sequence ATGACTGAACAGACCGGGCCGATCCTGGGTGGCGACTTCGAAGTTCTTGTTCTCACGGGAATGTCCGGGGCCGGGAGGTCCACGGCTGCCAACACGCTCGAAGACCTGGGGTGGTACGTCGTTGACAACCTGCCACCGCAGATGATCATTCCGCTGGTGGAACTGGTCGCCAGGGCCGACGGCAAACTCCCCAAGGTCGCGGTCGTCGCCGATGTGCGAAGCCGGTACACGTTTAGCGAGCTAGAAAACTCCTTGGCCGACTACCAGGACCAAGGTGTACGCATCAAAATCCTGTTCCTCGACGCCTCCGATGAAGTGCTCGTGAGGCGGTTCGAATCGGTGCGACGTCCCCACCCGTTGCAGGAAGACGGAACCCTCATTGACGGAATCGACGCGGAACGCGCGATGCTTTCAGAGATTCGTAACAAAGCCGACTACCGGGTCGACACCTCGGACCTCAACGTCCACCAGCTGGGTGCCGAGATCAAGCGAATTTTCGACACCGAGAACGTGTCTGCCCTGCGCATCACAGTCATGAGCTTCGGATTCAAATACGGGCTTCCAAAGGACGCAGACAACGTTGTTGACGTGCGTTTCTTGCCCAACCCGTACTGGATTCCTCACCTGCGTTCCATGACCGGAGAAGACGAAGCCGTGTCCAGCTATGTGCTGTCACAGCCGGGGGCGCTTTCCTTTGTCGACAGGTACTTGAGTACGCTTGACGTAATTATTCACGGCTATCTGCGGGAACACCGTTCGTACGCAACCGTCGCTATCGGTTGTACGGGAGGGAAGCACCGCTCAGTAGCCATCACTGAACAACTCGCACGACGCTTAGCCGACCGCACCCAGGCACGCGTAACCGTGCGCCACCGAGACTTGGGGCGGGAATAA